A single region of the Silene latifolia isolate original U9 population chromosome 8, ASM4854445v1, whole genome shotgun sequence genome encodes:
- the LOC141596559 gene encoding frataxin, mitochondrial-like: protein MHHLRRVSATLNRQILPFRTFWNLLELSSSTSSTPSFPSYSIVPEPSRTFCSRPSDVADVQSPAAIDYRCLLQENEFHKLADSTIHHLLEKLEEYGDNVDIDGFDVDYGNEVLTLKLGNLGTYVVNKQTPNRQIWLSSPVSGPSRFDWDGSSQAWVYRRNKANLFSVLERELEKLCGESVSLS from the exons ATGCATCATCTCCGGCGAGTCTCCGCTACACTCAACCGTCAAATCCTTCCATTCCGTACCTTCTGGAACCTTCTAGAACTATCTTCTTCTACTTCCTCTACACCTTCCTTTCCTTCATATTCCATTGTTCCAGAACCTTCTAGAACTTTCTGCTCCCGCCCTTCCGACGTCGCTGATGTTCAATCTCCTGCCGCTATCGATTATCG TTGTTTGCTTCAGGAGAATGAATTTCACAAGCTAGCTGATTCGACCATCCATCATCTGCTTGAGAAGCTCGAG GAATATGGTGACAATGTTGATATTGATGGGTTTGATGTAGACTACGGG AACGAGGTTCTTACCCTGAAACTTGGGAACTTGGGCACTTATGTTGTCAACAAACAGACACCAAATAGGCAGATTTGGCTATCTTCTCCAGTGAG TGGTCCCTCGAGATTTGACTGGGATGGCAGCTCTCAAGCTTGGGTTTACCGTCGAAATAAAGCAAATTTGTTCAGTGTTCTAGAGAGGGAGCTTGAGAAGCTGTGTGGTGAATCTGTCAGCCTTTCGTGA